The following coding sequences lie in one Schistocerca serialis cubense isolate TAMUIC-IGC-003099 chromosome 12, iqSchSeri2.2, whole genome shotgun sequence genomic window:
- the LOC126428318 gene encoding protein D3-like — MRGVLFGALSLFLCVSCSADTLDYVPDVVPQEPSSVLNVRYGKHAVENGNQLTPTDVKEQPSVTWDAEKDTYYTLAMTDPDAPSRKDPKFREFLHWLVVNIPGNDIAKGETLAEYVGSGPPRGTGLHRYVFLVFKQPGKLDFDEEPTSRTSRIGRPRFSIHKFVQKYNMEEPAVGGNYYQAQYDDYVPVIQRQLSG; from the coding sequence ATGAGGGGCGTCCTATTTGGTGCACTTTCACTATTTCTATGCGTCTCGTGTTCTGCTGACACATTGGATTATGTGCCGGATGTTGTTCCTCAAGAACCATCATCGGTTTTAAATGTTCGCTACGGAAAACATGCTGTAGAAAACGGCAATCAGTTGACGCCTACTGATGTAAAAGAACAGCCGTCAGTGACGTGGGACGCGGAGAAAGATACCTATTATACTCTTGCGATGACGGATCCAGATGCACCGAGCAGAAAAGATCCAAAGTTTCGGGAATTTCTTCACTGGCTCGTGGTAAATATTCCAGGAAACGACATTGCCAAGGGGGAGACACTGGCAGAATATGTTGGGTCTGGGCCGCCGCGTGGAACTGGTCTACATCGCTATGTATTTCTAGTGTTCAAACAACCAGGAAAGCTCGATTTCGACGAAGAACCTACAAGCAGAACCTCTCGTATCGGCAGACCCCGATTTTCCATTCACAaatttgtacaaaaatataatatggAAGAACCAGCAGTAGGTGGAAATTATTATCAGGCACAATATGATGATTATGTACCTGTTATTCAACGGCAGCTAAGCGGCTAA